GGATTGGCAACGCAGATCGAGGTGCACCGCCTGCCGTTCGCGCGTCCGCGAACGCCCCTCGTCGAAATCCTGGGCGAGCAGCACCAATCGCTTCCGGTTCTGGTCTTCGATGAAAGCCGGCCGGTGCCCGAGGACGCAGGCGTTGCCAACGGCCGGCGCTTCATCGATTCCTCGGAGCGAATACTCCGCTATCTGGCTGATCGCTACGCATTCCCATATCTTCACCATTAGGACCGATCGGGATCGTCGGCACCTAGGTTTGCACCTGCCCCCAGCGCTGAACCGTGATCCGCGTCAGGCTCCGGAAGATCACGCCCTCCACAACAAGACCGATCAGGATCACCGTGAGCAGTCCCGCAAAGACGCTTGCCGTCTCCAGCTGCGCGCGGCTGGTGTAGATGAACCAGCCGATCCCGCCGGACCGCGCGCTGACGCCGAACACGAGTTCCGCCGCGATCAGCGTGCGCCAGGCGAACGCCCAGCCGATCCGCAAGCCCGACAGGATCTGTGGGAAGGCCGCGGGCACCAGGATCTCCGCGACGAACCGGCCCCCCGAGAGGCCCAGGTTGCGGCCGGCCATTCGTAAAGTCGGCGGCACCGCGAGGAAGCCGCCGTAGCAGGCGAGGGCCACCGGCCAAAGAACGGAGTGCACGATCACGAAGATGAGGCTAGGCGTTCCCACCCCAAACCAGAGCAGCGCAATGGGAAGCAGCGCGATGGCCGGAAGCGGGTTGAACATCGACGTCAACAGCCCAAGGGCCTCATTGCCCCAGCGCGACAGGGCGGCGAGGGTCGTCAGCACCGCCGCGACGGCAACGCCCAGCGCATAGCCGGTGATGAGGACCCGCAGCGAGGTCGCTGCACGGTTCGGCAGCTCGCCCGACAGGACGGCCGACCACAGCGCCGACAGCGTCGCGCCCAGGGTCGGCAGCAGAAGCGCGTTGTCGAGCCAGCGCGCATAGAGCTCCCAGGCGAGCGCAAAGCCGGCGAGGATTATGAAGCGTCGCCAGGGTGTTCCCTCGAGCGCCCGCCGCAGCGCTGGCGCACGAACGAGTTTCGGGACCGTGATGTCAGACATGGTTGATTTCCGGAGCAGAAAACACGGTCTCCTGAATGCGTCGTTCCAGCTCACCGAAACCCGAGCTGCCGCGGGCGCGGGTGTCCGGCGGGACATCGAAGGTGGCGGCCAGCCGTCCCGGGTGCGGCGTCAGGGCCAGGATGCGGGTTCCGACGCGGATCGCCTCGTCGATGCCATGGGTTACGAACAGGGCTGTGTTGCCGGTCTCCTCACACAGCTTGAGCAGTTCGTCCTGCATCTGCCGCCGCGTCAGGGCATCAAGTGCGGCGAAGGGTTCGTCCATCAACAGCAACGCCGGCTCCAGCGCAAAGGCCCGCGCGATCGCGACGCGCTGCTTCATGCCGCCGGACAGGGTGTGAGGGAAAGCGTCGACGAAATTCTTCAGTCCGACGCGCTCAAGCCAGCGCCGCGCAATAC
This genomic stretch from Bradyrhizobium daqingense harbors:
- a CDS encoding DUF3088 domain-containing protein codes for the protein MSGDRLFLLKPGFEDPERRGRFFVCPHCNAIEGLLASFPGLATQIEVHRLPFARPRTPLVEILGEQHQSLPVLVFDESRPVPEDAGVANGRRFIDSSERILRYLADRYAFPYLHH
- a CDS encoding ABC transporter permease, with the protein product MSDITVPKLVRAPALRRALEGTPWRRFIILAGFALAWELYARWLDNALLLPTLGATLSALWSAVLSGELPNRAATSLRVLITGYALGVAVAAVLTTLAALSRWGNEALGLLTSMFNPLPAIALLPIALLWFGVGTPSLIFVIVHSVLWPVALACYGGFLAVPPTLRMAGRNLGLSGGRFVAEILVPAAFPQILSGLRIGWAFAWRTLIAAELVFGVSARSGGIGWFIYTSRAQLETASVFAGLLTVILIGLVVEGVIFRSLTRITVQRWGQVQT
- a CDS encoding ABC transporter ATP-binding protein; its protein translation is MNVAPRLTGLVGDTASPTLLELDHVSISYPTPDGILTAVEDVSFKIAAGERLVLLGPSGCGKSTLLRAVGGFLKPSAGEIRMNGRRIAAPAPDRMTVFQEFDQLLPWRTVLGNVRYALERGRSLPRRDAEGIARRWLERVGLKNFVDAFPHTLSGGMKQRVAIARAFALEPALLLMDEPFAALDALTRRQMQDELLKLCEETGNTALFVTHGIDEAIRVGTRILALTPHPGRLAATFDVPPDTRARGSSGFGELERRIQETVFSAPEINHV